A window from Shimia isoporae encodes these proteins:
- a CDS encoding FAD-binding oxidoreductase encodes MTLNDATPDFVACLEAQLPEKTIGNASSAYLEEPRGRYFGQGGVLARPRSAEEVSTIVKACNSAHVAVVPYGGGTGLVGAQVMPGDVRPVILSLERMNTIRAVYPLENVLVAEAGCVLAEVQSAAQESDRLFPLSLGAEGSARIGGNLSTNAGGVNVLRYGNARDLCLGLEAVLPNGEIWHGLTRLRKDNTGYDLRNLMVGAEGTLGIITAAALKLYPRPRSIGTAVMVVSNPQSALELLAMSREIAGESVSAFELLHGQGMRFVQETLPDVRLPFTDIPEWSVLVELGMAQAADAALEEIFGAAVEMGLVSDGVIARSDAQRQALWSLREHIPVANKAIGSVASHDISLPLGAVPAFISEAGAKVAQLGPYRINCFGHLGDGNLHYNIFPPKGETREAYDTQRHQVSDLIYELVHGFGGSFSAEHGVGRMKVAALQKYADPARLAAMKSIKAALDPNGIMNPGAVL; translated from the coding sequence ATGACATTGAACGACGCCACACCCGACTTTGTTGCCTGTCTCGAGGCACAGTTGCCTGAAAAAACGATAGGAAACGCAAGCTCGGCCTATCTGGAAGAGCCGCGAGGTCGATATTTCGGCCAAGGCGGTGTTTTGGCGCGTCCACGATCCGCTGAAGAAGTCTCGACCATCGTCAAGGCTTGCAACTCGGCGCATGTTGCGGTTGTGCCGTACGGTGGAGGAACCGGATTGGTTGGGGCACAGGTGATGCCCGGAGACGTCAGGCCGGTTATCCTGTCGCTGGAGCGAATGAATACAATACGAGCGGTTTACCCTCTGGAAAACGTGCTGGTGGCTGAGGCCGGTTGTGTATTGGCAGAGGTGCAGTCCGCGGCACAAGAGTCGGATAGGCTGTTTCCCCTGTCGCTTGGTGCGGAAGGATCGGCGCGCATTGGTGGGAATTTATCGACAAACGCCGGTGGCGTGAATGTCCTCCGGTATGGCAACGCACGTGACCTTTGTCTCGGGCTGGAGGCGGTTCTGCCAAACGGGGAAATCTGGCATGGGCTGACGCGGCTGCGCAAGGACAATACGGGGTATGATCTGCGCAACCTGATGGTTGGAGCGGAAGGGACATTAGGAATAATTACCGCCGCTGCTTTGAAACTTTATCCGCGACCGCGGTCTATCGGTACGGCGGTGATGGTTGTGAGCAATCCCCAATCTGCACTGGAATTGCTGGCTATGAGCCGTGAAATTGCTGGCGAAAGTGTCAGTGCTTTCGAACTGTTGCACGGGCAAGGAATGCGCTTTGTCCAAGAAACGCTTCCGGATGTGCGTCTGCCCTTCACAGATATTCCTGAGTGGTCTGTTCTTGTGGAGCTGGGAATGGCCCAGGCTGCAGATGCCGCGCTTGAAGAGATTTTTGGCGCCGCTGTGGAGATGGGCCTCGTTAGCGATGGTGTGATCGCACGGAGCGATGCACAACGACAGGCGCTTTGGAGCTTGAGGGAGCATATCCCGGTTGCGAACAAGGCAATTGGCTCTGTAGCGAGCCACGACATTTCGTTACCGCTTGGGGCGGTTCCCGCGTTTATTTCGGAGGCAGGGGCAAAAGTCGCGCAGCTTGGTCCCTATCGGATCAACTGCTTTGGGCATCTGGGCGATGGCAATTTGCACTACAATATATTTCCCCCCAAAGGGGAAACTCGTGAGGCATATGACACGCAGCGCCACCAAGTCAGTGATTTGATATACGAACTGGTCCACGGTTTCGGTGGATCGTTCAGTGCCGAGCATGGGGTTGGGCGCATGAAGGTCGCGGCCTTGCAGAAATACGCTGATCCCGCACGGTTGGCGGCGATGAAGTCAATCAAGGCCGCTCTTGATCCGAACGGGATAATGAACCCTGGCGCGGTGCTTTGA
- a CDS encoding SURF1 family protein has protein sequence MRLILPLFFGILGTVVLVSLGNWQVQRLAWKEEVLADINERIVAEPVALPAAPDEDSDRYLPVTVSGAFTGEELHFLASTKQAGAVYRVVARFETDAGRAVMVDRGWVKTEDKNVNRGAAEAIIVGNLHWPDERDNFTPDNDVDGNIWFARDIGQMAEALMTEPVLVVAREVSENSAGVTPLPVDTAGIPNDHLGYAVTWYGLAIVWVAMTLYYLRRTRKTKKA, from the coding sequence TTGCGCCTTATCCTGCCTCTCTTCTTCGGCATTCTTGGCACCGTTGTGCTGGTGTCGCTTGGAAACTGGCAGGTCCAACGGTTGGCTTGGAAAGAAGAGGTGCTTGCCGACATCAACGAGCGGATCGTGGCGGAACCTGTTGCATTGCCTGCCGCGCCGGACGAAGACTCTGATCGATATCTGCCTGTTACTGTGTCTGGGGCATTTACCGGCGAGGAACTGCACTTTCTGGCCTCTACCAAACAGGCGGGTGCAGTTTATCGCGTTGTCGCACGGTTTGAAACGGACGCTGGCCGCGCGGTTATGGTGGATCGCGGTTGGGTGAAAACCGAAGACAAGAATGTGAACCGCGGGGCCGCTGAGGCGATCATTGTTGGCAACCTGCACTGGCCTGACGAGCGCGACAACTTTACTCCCGACAATGATGTGGACGGCAATATCTGGTTTGCGCGCGACATCGGGCAAATGGCGGAAGCGTTAATGACCGAGCCTGTACTGGTTGTGGCGCGGGAGGTGTCGGAAAACAGCGCGGGTGTGACGCCATTGCCCGTCGACACCGCCGGTATTCCCAATGACCATCTGGGCTATGCGGTCACCTGGTACGGACTTGCGATTGTCTGGGTGGCCATGACCCTGTATTACCTGCGCCGGACGCGCAAAACCAAAAAGGCCTGA
- a CDS encoding GNAT family N-acetyltransferase, with protein sequence MLINRRKVKLDTERMILRAPVHSDFREWAELRSLSADFLIPWEPVWAASHLSRKSFTNRVYWAQRSIANDTAVPLFLIRRGDDRLLGAITLDNIRRGPAQAGTLGYWIGQPYAREGYMSEAIEAVVHHAFQRMDLSRIEAACLPENVASRGVLEKSGFKYEGVAQSYLQINGRWRTHVLYAALRNDRRGRTLAGQV encoded by the coding sequence ATGCTTATCAACCGTCGCAAAGTCAAACTGGACACGGAGCGAATGATATTGCGCGCGCCGGTGCATTCTGACTTTCGGGAATGGGCTGAATTGCGGTCGCTGAGCGCGGATTTCCTGATCCCCTGGGAGCCTGTCTGGGCAGCGTCGCACCTGAGCCGCAAGAGTTTTACCAATAGAGTTTACTGGGCGCAGCGTTCGATTGCGAATGACACTGCAGTGCCGCTCTTTTTGATCCGTCGCGGTGATGATCGATTGCTGGGCGCGATCACTCTGGACAACATCCGTCGTGGCCCTGCGCAAGCGGGGACACTAGGGTACTGGATCGGTCAGCCCTATGCCCGTGAGGGATACATGAGCGAGGCCATTGAGGCCGTTGTACATCACGCGTTTCAACGCATGGATCTCAGCCGGATCGAAGCCGCCTGCCTGCCGGAAAACGTCGCCAGTCGGGGCGTTCTAGAAAAATCCGGTTTCAAGTACGAAGGCGTCGCCCAGAGTTACTTGCAGATAAATGGACGCTGGCGCACACACGTGCTGTATGCAGCCCTACGCAATGACAGGCGTGGGCGCACCTTGGCTGGACAAGTATAA
- a CDS encoding adenine phosphoribosyltransferase, giving the protein MPKSANVKDYIRTIVDFPHEGIMFRDVTTLFADPRGFRMAIDQMLHPYAGTRIDKVVGLEARGFILGGAIAHQLSVGFVPIRKKGKLPGTTISQDYKLEYGEAIVEVHDDAIQPGEQVLVVDDLLATGGTAEAGIKLIERLGGEIISCSFIIDLPELGGRKKLEDMGMDVHVLCEFEGL; this is encoded by the coding sequence ATGCCCAAAAGCGCCAACGTTAAAGACTATATCCGCACAATCGTGGACTTTCCTCACGAAGGGATCATGTTCCGGGATGTGACCACCCTGTTCGCTGACCCGCGTGGTTTTCGCATGGCAATCGACCAGATGCTGCACCCCTACGCCGGTACCCGGATCGACAAAGTCGTGGGACTTGAGGCCCGCGGATTTATCCTCGGCGGCGCCATCGCGCACCAGCTTTCAGTCGGTTTTGTTCCAATTCGGAAAAAAGGCAAGCTGCCTGGCACCACGATCAGTCAAGACTACAAACTTGAATACGGCGAAGCGATTGTCGAAGTTCACGACGACGCAATCCAACCCGGTGAACAAGTTCTGGTTGTGGACGACCTTTTGGCAACCGGCGGCACAGCGGAGGCGGGTATCAAACTGATCGAACGCCTCGGAGGCGAAATCATCTCGTGTTCCTTTATCATTGACCTGCCGGAACTCGGCGGGCGCAAGAAACTCGAAGATATGGGTATGGACGTGCACGTCCTGTGCGAGTTCGAAGGCCTGTAA
- a CDS encoding cytochrome c oxidase assembly protein: MAMDPKHKTLAQTAGVVLLMGGLAWASVPFYDWFCRVTGFGGVTNTADAGSEVILDKTIKIRFDASTERDMPWEFTPMQREMEVRIGETGLAFYEAYNPTDRPVAGSASYNVVPYDAGGFFTKIDCFCFEEQVLQPGERVTMPVSFYVDPEIVEDRDAKYVKVITLGYTFYEIDLPEETASLTQATNKDVN, encoded by the coding sequence ATGGCAATGGATCCGAAACATAAAACTCTGGCCCAGACCGCCGGTGTCGTGCTGCTCATGGGTGGGCTGGCTTGGGCATCAGTGCCCTTTTATGACTGGTTCTGCCGTGTGACTGGCTTTGGTGGGGTTACAAATACCGCCGACGCTGGAAGCGAAGTGATCCTTGATAAAACCATCAAGATCCGTTTTGACGCCTCTACCGAGCGCGATATGCCATGGGAGTTCACACCCATGCAGCGCGAGATGGAAGTCCGTATCGGCGAAACAGGTCTCGCTTTCTATGAGGCCTACAACCCCACGGATCGTCCGGTGGCAGGGAGCGCGAGCTACAACGTGGTGCCTTACGACGCCGGCGGGTTCTTTACCAAAATCGACTGTTTCTGCTTTGAGGAGCAGGTACTGCAACCGGGTGAGCGGGTAACTATGCCCGTAAGCTTCTATGTTGATCCCGAGATCGTTGAGGACCGTGACGCAAAGTACGTCAAGGTGATCACGCTGGGGTACACATTTTATGAAATCGACCTGCCCGAGGAGACTGCCTCCTTGACGCAAGCAACCAACAAAGACGTAAACTAA
- a CDS encoding M16 family metallopeptidase, whose translation MTVKLHTLSNGFRIVTEHMPGLESAAIGIWVNAGGRHERPEQNGIAHFLEHMAFKGTERRDALDIAEAIEDVGGYINAYTSREVTAYYARVLKDDVPLALDVVGDIVLNPVFDPAEIEVERGVILQEIGQALDTPDDVIFDWLQERAYPDQPLGRTILGEGDFVRGFGRDDLAGFVGEHYAPDRMILSAAGGIDHEEIVRLAEAQFGHLTKGPGVSLAPARFAGGEYRTEKSLEQAHFALGLESPDYCSPDIYTAQIYSTALGGGMSSRLFQEVREKRGLCYSIYAQTGAYSDTGMTTIYAGTSGSQIEELAQITIDELKRAAEDMSEAEIARARIQMKAGLLMGLESPSSRAERQARMIAIWDRVPTLAETVERIDAVTDEDVRRFAEHMAVAARPAMALYGPVADAPALEALQERRAA comes from the coding sequence TTGACGGTTAAACTGCACACACTTTCCAACGGCTTTCGTATTGTAACCGAGCATATGCCCGGCCTGGAGTCCGCGGCTATAGGTATCTGGGTAAATGCGGGAGGACGCCATGAGCGGCCCGAACAGAACGGCATAGCCCATTTTCTGGAACATATGGCGTTCAAGGGTACCGAACGGCGCGATGCCTTGGATATAGCCGAGGCGATCGAAGACGTCGGTGGCTACATCAATGCCTATACCAGCCGAGAGGTGACCGCCTATTATGCGCGGGTTTTGAAAGACGACGTGCCGCTGGCGCTGGATGTCGTGGGCGATATCGTACTGAATCCTGTGTTTGACCCCGCCGAAATCGAAGTCGAACGCGGTGTGATCCTTCAGGAGATCGGCCAAGCACTGGACACGCCGGATGACGTAATCTTTGACTGGTTGCAGGAGCGGGCCTATCCGGATCAGCCTTTGGGCCGGACGATCCTGGGTGAAGGCGACTTTGTTCGCGGCTTCGGCCGCGATGATCTCGCCGGTTTTGTGGGTGAACACTATGCGCCGGACCGAATGATCCTGTCCGCTGCGGGTGGTATCGACCACGAAGAAATCGTCCGACTTGCCGAAGCGCAGTTTGGGCATCTGACCAAGGGGCCCGGAGTGTCTCTCGCACCTGCGCGGTTTGCCGGGGGTGAATACCGCACTGAAAAGTCGCTGGAGCAGGCACATTTTGCGCTTGGCCTGGAAAGCCCCGATTACTGTAGCCCTGATATTTACACAGCGCAGATATATTCCACTGCGCTTGGTGGCGGCATGTCGAGCCGTCTCTTTCAGGAAGTGCGTGAGAAACGCGGGCTGTGTTACTCGATATACGCCCAGACCGGTGCCTATTCGGACACAGGTATGACCACGATCTATGCGGGCACCAGCGGCAGCCAGATTGAGGAGTTGGCGCAAATCACCATCGACGAGCTGAAGCGTGCTGCCGAGGACATGTCAGAAGCGGAAATAGCGCGCGCGAGAATCCAGATGAAGGCTGGCCTTTTGATGGGCCTGGAAAGCCCGTCGAGCCGTGCGGAACGGCAGGCCCGCATGATTGCGATCTGGGACCGTGTGCCGACTCTTGCTGAGACCGTGGAGCGTATCGATGCAGTTACCGACGAGGATGTGCGCCGGTTTGCCGAGCATATGGCGGTTGCAGCGCGCCCTGCCATGGCTCTGTATGGGCCGGTCGCAGATGCGCCGGCTTTGGAGGCCTTGCAGGAAAGGCGCGCGGCCTGA
- a CDS encoding MBL fold metallo-hydrolase, producing the protein MRVFLFFFSLVLATAAHAQDRKPSHCIALAQVPGISYVHKATYREPVEKYAVRISYLGHASFLIQSDDGIDVITDYTGFIGVTDLVPEVVTMNHAHDTHWTAAPDPRIPHVLPGWGPYGKGIQHHLEVGSMLVRNVSTDIRSFGGVEEKGNSIFIFEVSGLCIGHLGHLHHEPNEAQYAALGRLDVVMAAVDGGMSLDVPTMMRVLKRLRAQVVIPMHWFEDWTLTGFLQGMSEDYVIDRSEGNSLEVSLRTLPSQPTIKLLYPRYLQDP; encoded by the coding sequence ATGCGTGTTTTCTTGTTTTTCTTCAGTTTGGTGCTTGCAACGGCCGCACATGCCCAAGATCGCAAGCCGAGCCATTGTATCGCCTTGGCGCAAGTGCCGGGTATTTCCTATGTGCACAAAGCTACCTATCGCGAACCGGTGGAAAAGTATGCGGTACGGATCAGCTATCTTGGGCACGCGTCTTTTCTCATTCAATCCGACGACGGTATTGACGTGATTACCGACTATACTGGCTTCATTGGCGTGACCGATCTGGTGCCTGAGGTGGTCACAATGAACCACGCCCACGACACGCATTGGACTGCGGCACCGGATCCACGCATTCCGCATGTGTTGCCCGGTTGGGGACCGTATGGGAAAGGAATTCAACATCATCTGGAAGTCGGCAGCATGCTGGTGCGCAATGTGTCGACAGACATCCGAAGTTTTGGTGGCGTTGAGGAAAAGGGAAACTCAATATTCATTTTCGAGGTGTCAGGTCTGTGTATCGGTCACCTCGGACACCTGCACCACGAGCCCAACGAAGCCCAGTATGCGGCATTAGGGAGGCTGGATGTGGTTATGGCGGCCGTGGACGGCGGCATGAGCCTGGACGTGCCGACAATGATGCGGGTTTTAAAGCGGCTGCGCGCGCAGGTGGTGATACCCATGCATTGGTTTGAAGACTGGACGCTGACAGGTTTTTTGCAAGGAATGTCTGAGGACTATGTTATTGACCGCAGCGAAGGCAACAGTCTTGAGGTTTCCTTGCGAACCTTGCCATCACAGCCGACGATCAAATTGCTCTATCCAAGATATCTGCAAGACCCCTAG
- the cyoE gene encoding heme o synthase — MSDASINTQASTGEASFGDYFALLKPRVMSLVVFTAAVGLLAAPGSLHPFEAFCAILFIAVGGGASGALNMWFDSDIDQLMKRTQGRPIPAGKVQRDEALAIGVALSGFSVVMLGLATNWVAAGLLAFTIFFYAVIYTMWLKRWTPQNIVIGGAAGAFPPMIGWAAVTGGVAIESVLMFTLTFMWTPPHFWALCLFMKSDYKDAGVPMLHVTHGRRVTRNHILVYTVLLAVIAVGMAFTGVGGPIYLTTALVLNGLFLAGAVSIWRRDEAVAEADGYKREKAFFALSLLYLFLHFGAILAEALLAPYGWGGW; from the coding sequence ATGAGCGACGCAAGCATCAATACGCAAGCCAGCACAGGAGAGGCCAGCTTCGGCGACTATTTCGCCCTGTTAAAGCCTCGCGTGATGTCCTTGGTGGTGTTCACAGCTGCCGTTGGCCTATTGGCCGCTCCGGGAAGCCTGCACCCTTTCGAGGCGTTTTGTGCAATCTTGTTTATCGCGGTGGGCGGTGGCGCATCGGGCGCCCTGAACATGTGGTTTGATAGCGACATCGATCAGTTGATGAAGCGTACGCAGGGTCGTCCTATCCCCGCTGGGAAGGTGCAGCGCGACGAGGCGCTGGCAATTGGCGTTGCGCTTTCCGGGTTCTCGGTAGTGATGTTAGGTCTTGCGACCAACTGGGTAGCTGCAGGACTGCTCGCTTTCACCATCTTCTTCTACGCCGTGATCTACACGATGTGGCTCAAGCGCTGGACTCCGCAGAACATCGTGATCGGCGGCGCGGCGGGTGCCTTTCCCCCGATGATTGGCTGGGCCGCCGTGACCGGTGGTGTGGCGATTGAGTCTGTTCTGATGTTCACCCTGACGTTCATGTGGACACCGCCGCACTTCTGGGCGCTATGTTTGTTCATGAAGTCGGACTACAAAGACGCTGGAGTGCCGATGCTGCATGTGACGCATGGGCGGCGGGTGACCCGCAACCACATTCTTGTCTACACCGTTCTGCTGGCGGTCATTGCCGTTGGAATGGCGTTTACCGGCGTCGGTGGTCCAATCTATTTGACAACGGCTCTTGTGCTGAACGGCCTGTTCCTGGCGGGTGCTGTTTCGATCTGGCGCCGCGACGAAGCGGTCGCCGAAGCAGACGGTTACAAACGCGAAAAGGCCTTCTTTGCGCTGTCTTTGCTGTATCTCTTCCTGCATTTCGGCGCGATTTTGGCAGAAGCCCTGTTGGCGCCCTACGGTTGGGGAGGCTGGTGA
- a CDS encoding cytochrome c oxidase subunit 3: protein MAHAKNHDYHILAPSAWPLLGALGGFIMLFGAVLWMHDSGPWMFLIGLVGVLYVMFGWWADVVAESQVGDHTPVVQIGLRYGVILFIMSEVMFFAAWFWTFFKHALYPMSPESPAVDGVWPPVGIETFDPWHLPLINTLILLLSGCAATWAHHALAHENNRKDMKNGLIIAVLLGLLFTYFQAYEYSHAAFGFAGNIYGASFFMATGFHGFHVIIGTIFLLVCLIRLMKGHFTQEKHIGFEAAAWYWHFVDVVWLFLFAAIYIWGQ from the coding sequence ATGGCGCATGCAAAAAATCACGATTATCACATTCTAGCGCCGTCGGCGTGGCCGCTTCTTGGCGCGCTCGGTGGTTTCATCATGTTGTTCGGTGCCGTGCTTTGGATGCACGACAGCGGTCCTTGGATGTTCCTGATCGGCCTGGTTGGCGTTCTGTACGTCATGTTCGGCTGGTGGGCAGACGTTGTCGCTGAAAGCCAGGTGGGTGATCATACCCCTGTGGTGCAGATCGGTCTGCGCTATGGCGTCATCCTGTTCATTATGTCCGAGGTCATGTTCTTCGCAGCGTGGTTCTGGACTTTCTTCAAGCACGCGCTCTACCCCATGAGCCCGGAAAGCCCTGCTGTTGATGGTGTATGGCCGCCCGTTGGCATTGAGACGTTCGACCCGTGGCACCTGCCTCTGATCAACACGCTTATCCTTCTGCTTTCCGGCTGTGCCGCGACCTGGGCGCACCACGCACTGGCGCATGAAAACAACCGTAAAGACATGAAAAACGGCCTGATCATTGCGGTTTTGCTGGGCCTGCTGTTCACCTACTTCCAGGCGTATGAGTACAGCCACGCAGCGTTCGGGTTTGCTGGCAATATCTACGGCGCGTCCTTCTTCATGGCGACTGGTTTCCACGGCTTCCACGTGATCATTGGCACCATCTTCCTGTTGGTCTGCCTGATCCGCCTCATGAAGGGGCATTTCACTCAGGAGAAACACATCGGTTTCGAAGCGGCGGCCTGGTACTGGCACTTCGTGGACGTGGTTTGGCTTTTCCTCTTTGCAGCGATCTACATCTGGGGTCAGTAA
- a CDS encoding cytochrome C oxidase assembly protein yields MSFKEPHELHKRRFGRNLGVALVLVSFIFIVFGLTYVKVTRGDYEPANTSVER; encoded by the coding sequence ATGAGCTTCAAGGAACCGCATGAACTGCACAAACGCCGGTTTGGCCGTAACCTTGGGGTCGCCTTGGTGCTTGTGAGCTTTATCTTCATCGTCTTCGGGCTGACCTATGTAAAGGTGACCCGCGGCGACTATGAACCAGCAAACACGAGCGTTGAACGCTGA
- the thrC gene encoding threonine synthase, producing MKYISTRGNAPELSFEEAMLTGLARDGGLYVPESIPTLSEAEIAALAGMSYEEAAFVVMRSFVGDAFTDEEFKGIIARAYANFRHDARAPLVQLSPNHYLLELFHGPTLAFKDFAMQLIGQLFQFSLARRDERVTIVGATSGDTGSAAIEAFRGLDNVDVFILFPHGRVSDIQRKQMTTPNDANVHALALDGDFDDCQARLKDMFNDFDFRDGVRLAGVNSINWARVLAQVVYYFTSAVSLGAPHRKVSFTVPTGNFGDIFAGYIAKKMGLPIDKLVIATNQNDILHRTMETGAYTKEGVTPSISPSMDIQVSSNFERALFDAYGRDGRAVAQLMEELKSGSFAISQGAMEALRENFASGRVSEDETSATIKAEFAACGEVLCPHSAVGVRVGNDHLSATPMITLATAHPAKFPDAVEAAMGTRPGLPPHMADMMDKDERVTRVPNDLGALETLIKERIAQR from the coding sequence GTGAAATACATTTCGACCCGTGGAAATGCTCCGGAATTGAGCTTTGAAGAAGCTATGTTGACCGGCCTCGCGCGTGATGGCGGCCTATACGTTCCGGAAAGCATTCCGACCCTGTCAGAAGCTGAAATCGCAGCACTTGCGGGGATGTCATATGAAGAAGCAGCTTTCGTTGTGATGCGTTCGTTTGTGGGCGACGCGTTCACGGACGAAGAGTTCAAAGGCATCATTGCACGTGCCTATGCCAATTTCCGCCATGATGCGCGCGCGCCATTGGTACAGCTGTCGCCAAACCATTATCTGCTTGAGCTTTTCCACGGCCCGACGTTGGCGTTCAAAGATTTTGCAATGCAGTTGATCGGCCAGCTGTTCCAGTTCTCGTTAGCCCGGCGCGACGAGCGCGTGACCATTGTGGGCGCGACCTCCGGCGACACCGGATCGGCGGCGATAGAAGCCTTTCGCGGTCTGGACAACGTGGACGTCTTTATCCTGTTCCCGCATGGCCGAGTGTCGGACATCCAACGAAAGCAGATGACAACGCCAAACGACGCCAATGTGCATGCACTGGCGCTGGATGGTGACTTTGACGACTGCCAAGCGCGGCTGAAAGATATGTTCAACGACTTTGACTTCCGCGATGGCGTGAGGTTGGCCGGTGTGAACTCGATCAACTGGGCGCGGGTGCTTGCGCAGGTGGTATATTACTTTACCTCCGCAGTAAGCCTTGGCGCACCTCACCGTAAAGTCAGCTTTACGGTGCCCACCGGAAATTTCGGAGACATTTTCGCAGGCTACATTGCCAAGAAAATGGGTCTGCCAATCGACAAGCTGGTGATTGCGACCAACCAGAATGATATCCTGCACCGTACTATGGAAACTGGCGCCTACACCAAGGAAGGTGTGACCCCGTCTATCAGCCCGTCGATGGACATTCAGGTCAGCTCCAACTTCGAACGTGCACTGTTTGACGCATATGGCAGAGACGGCAGGGCTGTGGCGCAACTGATGGAAGAGCTCAAAAGCGGATCTTTCGCCATCAGTCAGGGCGCGATGGAAGCGCTGCGCGAGAATTTCGCCAGCGGTCGCGTTTCTGAAGACGAAACCAGCGCCACGATCAAAGCGGAATTTGCGGCGTGTGGAGAAGTTCTTTGCCCGCATTCAGCGGTTGGGGTAAGGGTTGGCAATGACCATCTTTCGGCAACACCAATGATCACGCTTGCAACAGCACATCCGGCGAAATTCCCGGATGCGGTGGAGGCCGCAATGGGCACCCGTCCGGGATTGCCTCCGCATATGGCGGACATGATGGACAAAGACGAACGCGTGACCCGCGTGCCCAATGATTTGGGCGCGCTGGAGACACTCATCAAGGAACGGATCGCACAGCGTTGA
- a CDS encoding LysE family translocator: MSLDLWLTFVAASTALLLIPGPTILLVLSYALTQGRKVAVATAAGVALGDLIAMTASLLGLGAVVLASATAFTVLKWVGAVYLIWLGFKMLRSAKKATLGDLAVTGEMPAQSVFTHAAAVTALNPKSIGFFIAFVPQFIQPSQPLVPQFSILISTFVALAAVNALLYALLADRLRTRISRPAVMQWLTRAGGCTLIGMGLLTATLRRAA; the protein is encoded by the coding sequence ATGTCTCTTGATCTCTGGTTGACGTTCGTCGCTGCCTCTACGGCTCTTTTGCTAATCCCCGGTCCAACCATCCTGCTGGTGCTGAGTTATGCGCTCACGCAGGGTCGCAAGGTGGCCGTCGCCACAGCCGCAGGCGTCGCTCTCGGCGATCTGATCGCGATGACAGCTTCGCTGCTTGGTCTTGGCGCAGTTGTACTGGCTTCCGCAACAGCATTCACCGTATTGAAATGGGTCGGCGCAGTCTATCTGATCTGGCTGGGCTTCAAGATGTTGCGCAGCGCGAAAAAGGCAACACTCGGGGATTTGGCTGTTACAGGAGAGATGCCCGCGCAGAGCGTCTTCACCCATGCGGCTGCCGTCACAGCGCTTAATCCCAAAAGCATCGGATTCTTCATCGCCTTTGTTCCCCAGTTTATCCAGCCTTCGCAGCCTCTGGTTCCACAGTTTTCCATTCTTATCAGCACCTTCGTGGCTCTGGCCGCGGTCAATGCACTGCTCTATGCGCTTCTGGCAGACCGCCTGCGGACGCGGATTTCGCGTCCTGCGGTAATGCAATGGCTGACACGTGCTGGCGGATGTACTCTGATCGGAATGGGACTTCTGACGGCAACGCTGCGACGGGCCGCCTGA
- a CDS encoding GFA family protein gives MTDYHVTCDCGAVGMSLTGEPRVRGHCHCQACRTLLNTPYHSVNAWMPEQVRITSGEADLIDFQHPYLKMRKIYCGKCGEVMFNTNAMDWRVVSQHLMAKNNDGILPDELKSLSHFHYGGRVIDVVDDLPKKE, from the coding sequence ATGACAGATTATCATGTAACCTGTGACTGCGGCGCTGTCGGGATGAGCCTTACCGGCGAGCCGCGTGTTCGGGGACATTGCCATTGTCAGGCATGCCGTACGCTGCTTAATACCCCGTATCATTCAGTGAATGCCTGGATGCCTGAGCAAGTCAGAATAACGTCAGGTGAAGCTGACCTCATCGATTTTCAGCACCCTTACCTCAAGATGCGCAAGATCTACTGCGGCAAATGTGGGGAAGTGATGTTCAACACAAACGCAATGGATTGGCGCGTAGTGTCGCAGCATCTTATGGCGAAGAACAACGACGGGATTTTGCCCGATGAACTGAAATCTCTCAGCCATTTTCACTATGGCGGGCGGGTGATCGATGTCGTGGACGACCTACCCAAAAAAGAGTGA